A genomic window from Nocardioides sp. BP30 includes:
- a CDS encoding glycoside hydrolase family 1 protein — protein MVAPQLPVGFRFGTVAAAYQVEGAVAEDGRGPNIWDAFARRPGVIADGSDATVACDSYRRYGEDIALLRRLGVGAHRFSFPWSRFQPSGRGPLNPQAVEHYDRYLDALLDAGISPMATLYYHDLPQALEDDGGWLNRATIDAFATYAELLGQRFADRVASWVPIQAPGTAAYQGYGTGRWAPGRELIFGAAAAAHSLLVAHGRAVIALRSAGAHDVGCANSHAPMWPASEDPADIGATKLLDSLWNGLFLESMLLGRYPIDLQPLAEEIVEDGDLATIRQPLDFYGVNYSHPWRVAASPEDGDGDVPFEVTPLLGYPLTDRGWPVVPSALREWLILTRARFRAALPPFVITENGASYGIGPDQHGVVDDQPRIDYLDGHLEAVAQACRRGVDIRGYFVGHLLDGWDWDEGFRQRYGLVHVDHASGTRTPKRSFEWYAGVIAAQEQHLLG, from the coding sequence GTGGTTGCACCTCAGCTCCCAGTGGGCTTCCGGTTCGGGACCGTCGCGGCGGCCTATCAGGTCGAGGGCGCTGTCGCCGAGGACGGACGCGGCCCGAACATCTGGGACGCCTTCGCCCGTCGGCCCGGCGTCATCGCCGACGGCAGCGACGCGACGGTGGCGTGCGACAGCTACCGCCGCTATGGCGAGGACATCGCCCTGCTGCGCCGGCTCGGTGTCGGCGCGCACCGCTTCTCCTTCCCCTGGTCGCGGTTCCAACCGAGCGGACGCGGACCGCTGAACCCTCAGGCCGTCGAGCACTACGACCGCTATCTCGACGCCCTGCTCGACGCCGGTATCTCGCCGATGGCGACGCTGTACTACCACGACCTCCCGCAGGCGCTGGAGGACGACGGCGGGTGGCTCAACCGCGCCACCATCGACGCGTTCGCGACGTACGCCGAGCTCCTCGGGCAGCGGTTCGCTGACAGGGTCGCCTCGTGGGTGCCGATCCAGGCACCCGGCACAGCCGCCTACCAGGGCTACGGCACCGGGCGGTGGGCACCCGGTCGCGAGCTGATCTTCGGTGCCGCCGCCGCGGCACACAGCCTGCTGGTCGCCCACGGACGGGCGGTGATCGCGCTGCGCTCCGCGGGAGCACACGACGTCGGCTGCGCGAACAGCCACGCGCCGATGTGGCCGGCCTCGGAGGACCCCGCCGACATCGGTGCCACCAAGCTGCTCGACAGCCTGTGGAACGGCCTGTTCCTGGAGTCGATGCTGCTGGGCCGTTACCCGATCGACCTGCAGCCGCTGGCCGAGGAGATCGTCGAGGACGGCGACCTGGCCACGATCCGACAGCCGCTCGACTTCTACGGGGTGAACTACTCCCATCCCTGGCGGGTCGCGGCCAGCCCGGAGGACGGTGACGGCGACGTGCCCTTCGAGGTCACACCGCTGCTGGGCTACCCCCTGACGGACAGGGGCTGGCCGGTCGTACCCTCCGCGCTGCGGGAATGGCTGATCCTGACCCGGGCGCGGTTCCGGGCCGCGCTACCGCCGTTCGTCATCACCGAGAACGGCGCCTCCTACGGCATCGGTCCCGACCAGCACGGCGTGGTGGACGACCAGCCGCGGATCGACTACCTCGACGGCCACCTGGAGGCGGTCGCGCAGGCCTGCCGTCGGGGCGTCGACATCCGGGGCTACTTCGTCGGGCACCTGCTCGACGGCTGGGACTGGGACGAGGGCTTCCGCCAGCGCTACGGGCTGGTCCACGTCGATCACGCGAGCGGCACCCGGACGCCCAAGCGCTCCTTCGAGTGGTACGCGGGTGTGATCGCAGCGCAGGAGCAGCACCTGCTGGGGTAG
- a CDS encoding HIT family protein → MDCLFCAIVAGDIPSTRVYEDELTYAFMDISPASEGHLIVVPKRHSRDILEIDAEDLTAVALTGQRLARRVTEVLGADGVNLLNNRGEHAWQTVFHFHLHVIPRYADKSRDRLQLPWVPEPGDPDAIRAMGARLTLG, encoded by the coding sequence GTGGACTGCCTCTTCTGCGCGATCGTGGCCGGCGACATCCCCTCGACAAGGGTCTACGAGGACGAGCTGACCTACGCCTTCATGGACATCTCCCCCGCCTCCGAGGGTCATCTGATCGTGGTGCCCAAGCGGCACTCGCGCGACATCTTGGAGATCGACGCCGAGGACCTGACAGCGGTGGCACTGACCGGCCAGCGGCTCGCCCGCCGGGTCACCGAGGTGCTGGGCGCCGACGGGGTGAACCTGCTCAACAACCGCGGCGAGCACGCCTGGCAGACGGTCTTCCACTTCCACCTGCACGTCATCCCGCGCTACGCCGACAAGTCGCGTGACCGGCTGCAGCTGCCGTGGGTGCCCGAGCCCGGCGATCCCGACGCCATCCGGGCGATGGGGGCCAGGCTCACGTTGGGGTAG
- a CDS encoding NADPH-dependent 2,4-dienoyl-CoA reductase: MPYDHLLAPITIGDLSLRNRVVMGSMHTGLEDHVRDIPRLAAYFAARARGGVGLIVTGGYAPNKRGWLKPLAAEMSSRLHAARHREVTEAVHAEGGAIALQVLHAGRYAYVPWSVSASAVKAPINPFKPHALSARAVESTIDDFARSIALARKAGYDAVEIMGSEGYLINQFLAERTNQRTDRWGGTASNRQRFPVEIVARARELVGADFPIMFRLSLIDLVEGGQTWDETMDLAYALQDAGVSVLNTGIGWHEARVPTIITQVPRGAWLDFTARLRAEVDVPVCASNRINTPELADAAIAEGKADLVSMARPLLADPEFVAKAAEDRADEINTCIACNQACLDHAFSNKAASCLVNPRACRETTLVLTPTRTRKRVAVVGAGPAGLAAAVSAAERGLDVTLFEKGEAIGGQFRLAMAVPGKEDFTDTLRYFGRRLEVLGVDVRLKTEATHADLEHYDEVVVATGVTPRLPVLDGIDLPGVVSYADVLSGRVEPGRRVAVIGAGGIGVDVSTWLTHEPETLDEWMAHWGVGDPAYHRGGLMEPEPLTPARQVTLLQRKTTPIGIGLGKTSGWAHRARLKQEAVRMVSGAAYEGIEAGEDGDLVLRYQVDGESRTLSVDTVVLCAGQESVRDLWRESAGWHLIGGADVAAELDAKRAIEQGTRVAAAL, encoded by the coding sequence ATGCCGTACGACCACCTCCTCGCTCCGATCACGATCGGCGACCTCTCCCTGCGCAACCGCGTCGTGATGGGCTCGATGCACACCGGTCTGGAGGACCACGTGCGTGACATCCCCAGGCTCGCCGCCTACTTCGCCGCGCGCGCCCGCGGCGGCGTCGGCCTGATCGTCACCGGCGGCTACGCCCCCAACAAGCGCGGCTGGCTCAAGCCGCTCGCCGCCGAGATGAGCTCACGGCTGCACGCCGCCCGACACCGCGAGGTGACCGAGGCGGTGCACGCCGAGGGCGGCGCCATCGCCCTGCAGGTGCTGCACGCCGGCCGCTACGCCTACGTGCCCTGGTCGGTCTCGGCCAGCGCCGTCAAGGCACCGATCAACCCGTTCAAGCCGCACGCCCTCTCCGCCAGGGCCGTCGAGAGCACCATCGACGACTTCGCCCGCAGCATCGCGCTGGCCCGCAAGGCCGGCTACGACGCGGTCGAGATCATGGGCTCCGAGGGCTACCTGATCAACCAGTTCCTCGCCGAGCGGACCAACCAGCGCACCGACCGCTGGGGAGGTACGGCGAGCAACCGGCAGCGCTTCCCCGTCGAGATCGTGGCTCGCGCCCGGGAGCTGGTGGGCGCCGACTTCCCGATCATGTTCCGGCTCTCCCTCATCGATCTGGTCGAGGGCGGCCAGACGTGGGACGAGACGATGGATCTCGCCTACGCGCTCCAGGACGCCGGCGTCAGCGTGCTCAACACCGGGATCGGCTGGCACGAGGCCCGGGTGCCGACCATCATCACCCAGGTCCCCCGCGGCGCGTGGCTCGACTTCACCGCGCGGTTGCGCGCGGAGGTCGACGTACCGGTCTGCGCCTCCAACCGGATCAACACCCCCGAGCTGGCCGACGCGGCGATCGCCGAGGGGAAGGCGGACCTGGTCTCGATGGCGCGTCCGCTGCTCGCCGACCCCGAGTTCGTGGCGAAGGCGGCCGAGGATCGCGCGGACGAGATCAACACCTGCATCGCCTGCAACCAGGCCTGCCTCGACCACGCCTTCAGCAACAAGGCCGCCTCCTGCCTGGTCAACCCGCGGGCCTGCCGCGAGACCACGCTGGTGCTCACCCCGACCCGGACCCGCAAGCGGGTGGCGGTCGTGGGCGCCGGTCCGGCCGGCCTGGCCGCCGCGGTGTCGGCGGCCGAGCGCGGGCTGGACGTGACGCTGTTCGAGAAGGGCGAGGCGATCGGCGGCCAGTTCCGGCTCGCGATGGCGGTCCCCGGCAAGGAGGACTTCACCGACACGCTGCGCTACTTCGGCCGCCGGCTGGAGGTGCTCGGCGTCGACGTACGGCTCAAGACCGAGGCCACCCACGCCGACCTGGAGCACTACGACGAGGTCGTCGTCGCCACCGGCGTGACACCCCGCCTCCCCGTCCTCGACGGGATCGACCTGCCCGGCGTCGTGTCGTACGCCGACGTGCTCTCGGGCCGGGTCGAGCCGGGACGGCGGGTGGCGGTGATCGGCGCCGGCGGGATCGGCGTCGACGTGTCCACGTGGCTCACCCACGAGCCGGAGACCCTCGACGAGTGGATGGCGCACTGGGGCGTGGGTGACCCGGCGTACCACCGCGGCGGCCTGATGGAGCCGGAGCCGCTGACCCCGGCCCGACAGGTCACACTGCTGCAGCGCAAGACGACGCCGATCGGCATCGGGCTGGGCAAGACCTCCGGCTGGGCGCACCGCGCGCGGCTCAAGCAGGAGGCGGTGCGGATGGTGAGCGGTGCGGCGTACGAGGGGATCGAGGCCGGCGAGGACGGCGACCTGGTGCTGCGCTACCAGGTGGACGGCGAGTCGCGGACGCTGAGCGTCGACACCGTGGTGCTGTGCGCGGGCCAGGAGTCGGTCCGCGACCTGTGGCGGGAGAGCGCCGGCTGGCACCTGATCGGCGGGGCCGACGTGGCGGCGGAGTTGGACGCGAAGCGGGCGATCGAGCAGGGCACCCGCGTCGCCGCGGCGCTCTGA
- a CDS encoding ABC transporter substrate-binding protein, whose product MRLRSSAALVAVVLTAASLAACSAKNDSATDAGGSASTGSASTGSASSASAASCAPADLHLYSPGKLTVATDSPAYAPWFKKDDPSNGQGFESAVAYAVAKQLGFSADQVTWTKQAFNTSYTPGAKKFDFDINQISITPERAKVATFSDGYYTADQAVITLDKNKDKASSLAGLKSLKLGAETATTSLTAIRDDVQPSSQPLVFDTDDQAKQALLHGQIDGLVTDLPSADYISSEIKGSTVAGRFSNSEPEEFGLLFAKGNPLVTCVDQALATLKSNGTLDQLQQQWLANMESVPVLK is encoded by the coding sequence ATGCGTCTGCGTTCCTCCGCCGCCCTCGTCGCCGTCGTGTTGACCGCCGCGAGCCTCGCCGCCTGCTCCGCCAAGAACGACTCGGCCACCGACGCGGGTGGCTCCGCGTCCACCGGCTCCGCGTCCACCGGCTCGGCCTCCAGCGCGAGCGCCGCCTCCTGCGCGCCGGCCGACCTGCACCTGTACAGCCCGGGCAAGCTGACGGTGGCCACCGACTCGCCGGCGTACGCGCCGTGGTTCAAGAAGGACGACCCGAGCAACGGCCAGGGCTTCGAGTCGGCGGTCGCCTACGCGGTGGCCAAGCAGCTGGGCTTCAGCGCCGACCAGGTGACCTGGACCAAGCAGGCGTTCAACACCTCCTACACGCCGGGCGCGAAGAAGTTCGACTTCGACATCAACCAGATCTCGATCACGCCCGAGCGCGCGAAGGTCGCCACCTTCTCCGACGGCTACTACACCGCCGACCAGGCCGTCATCACGCTGGACAAGAACAAGGACAAGGCCTCCAGCCTGGCCGGGCTCAAGAGCCTCAAGCTCGGCGCCGAGACCGCGACCACCAGCCTGACCGCCATCCGCGACGACGTGCAGCCGAGCAGCCAGCCGCTGGTCTTCGACACCGACGACCAGGCCAAGCAGGCCCTGCTGCACGGCCAGATCGACGGGCTGGTCACCGACCTGCCCAGCGCCGACTACATCTCCAGCGAGATCAAGGGCAGCACTGTCGCCGGCCGGTTCTCCAACAGCGAGCCGGAGGAGTTCGGCCTGCTCTTCGCCAAGGGCAACCCGCTGGTCACCTGCGTCGACCAGGCGCTCGCCACGCTGAAGAGCAACGGCACCCTCGACCAGCTCCAGCAGCAGTGGCTCGCCAACATGGAGAGCGTGCCGGTCCTGAAGTGA
- a CDS encoding amino acid ABC transporter permease, whose amino-acid sequence MSTEAVADADRGWTPSPHQLQRARIAASMRRRRAVLATVVTIVVLGAVLAVFLTSPGWPAFRDYFLSWSDFKGAFPSVSRGFWFNIRVFLVAEPCVLVFASLVAVCRQSRSPWLAPLRLVSVVYTDLFRGIPSIVVVVIIGVGTPALQLNGVPTSLFWLGTISLILCYGAYVAEVLRAGILAVHPTQWSSAEALGLSRTQAMWRVIFPQAVRRSVPPLMNDLVSLQKDTALLSTLGVWEALRAASDWQGYHFNGTSLLVTALYFLVIAVPLTRLTDWLMLRQIRREQGR is encoded by the coding sequence GTGAGCACCGAGGCAGTCGCCGACGCGGACCGGGGCTGGACCCCGAGCCCGCACCAGCTCCAGCGGGCGCGCATCGCGGCGAGCATGCGCCGACGGCGGGCGGTGCTCGCCACCGTGGTCACCATCGTCGTCCTGGGCGCGGTCCTGGCGGTCTTCCTGACCTCGCCGGGCTGGCCGGCGTTCCGCGACTACTTCCTGTCCTGGTCCGACTTCAAAGGCGCTTTCCCGTCGGTGAGCCGCGGCTTCTGGTTCAACATCCGGGTCTTCCTGGTCGCCGAGCCGTGCGTGCTGGTCTTCGCCTCCCTCGTTGCCGTCTGCCGGCAATCGCGCTCGCCGTGGCTCGCGCCCTTGCGGCTGGTCTCGGTGGTCTACACCGACCTCTTCCGCGGGATCCCCTCGATCGTCGTCGTCGTGATCATCGGGGTCGGCACGCCCGCGCTCCAGCTCAACGGCGTGCCCACGTCGCTGTTCTGGCTGGGCACGATCTCCCTGATCCTGTGCTACGGCGCCTACGTCGCCGAGGTGCTGCGCGCGGGCATCCTGGCGGTGCACCCGACGCAGTGGTCCTCGGCCGAGGCGCTCGGTCTGTCCCGGACCCAGGCGATGTGGAGGGTGATCTTCCCCCAGGCCGTCCGCCGGTCGGTGCCGCCGCTGATGAACGACCTCGTCTCGCTGCAGAAGGACACAGCGCTGCTCTCCACGCTGGGCGTCTGGGAGGCTCTGCGAGCAGCCAGCGACTGGCAGGGCTACCACTTCAACGGCACGTCGCTGCTGGTGACGGCGCTGTACTTCCTCGTCATCGCTGTGCCGCTGACCCGGCTCACCGACTGGCTGATGCTGCGCCAGATCCGACGGGAGCAGGGTCGATGA
- a CDS encoding amino acid ABC transporter ATP-binding protein — translation MSQPPAPILRVDNLRKTYPSAGSGAERVVLHDISLSVAAHDVVCLIGASGSGKSTLLRCLNLLEEIQDGVITFDGTEISDPRVDPRTVRRDIGMVFQAYNLFPHLTVLDNCTLAQSLVHQVPKAEARSRALELLERFGLGDKAAAYPDALSGGQQQRVALVRALCTRPRLLLLDEITAALDPELVGEVLEIVRAEAEAGMTMILATHEMAFAREIATTVCFLDQGRILEQGPPDRIFGAPREERTRQFLARVL, via the coding sequence ATGAGCCAGCCGCCGGCCCCGATCCTCCGGGTCGACAACCTGCGCAAGACCTACCCCTCGGCAGGGTCGGGAGCCGAGCGTGTCGTCCTGCACGACATCTCGCTCTCGGTCGCTGCACACGACGTGGTCTGCCTGATCGGGGCGTCCGGCTCCGGCAAGTCCACGCTGCTGCGCTGCCTCAACCTCCTGGAGGAGATCCAGGACGGCGTGATCACCTTCGACGGCACCGAGATCTCCGATCCGCGGGTCGACCCCAGGACCGTACGCCGCGACATCGGCATGGTGTTCCAGGCCTACAACCTGTTCCCGCACCTGACCGTGCTGGACAACTGCACGCTCGCCCAGTCGCTGGTGCACCAGGTGCCGAAGGCCGAGGCCCGGTCGCGGGCGCTGGAGCTGCTGGAGCGGTTCGGTCTGGGCGACAAGGCTGCGGCGTATCCCGACGCGCTCTCCGGCGGCCAGCAGCAGCGGGTGGCGCTTGTGCGCGCGCTGTGCACCCGGCCGCGGCTGCTGCTCCTGGACGAGATCACGGCCGCGCTCGATCCCGAGCTGGTCGGCGAGGTGCTGGAGATCGTCCGGGCCGAGGCGGAGGCGGGGATGACGATGATCCTGGCGACCCACGAGATGGCGTTCGCCCGCGAGATCGCCACCACCGTGTGCTTCCTGGACCAGGGTCGCATCCTCGAGCAGGGGCCGCCGGACCGGATCTTCGGTGCCCCGCGCGAGGAACGCACCCGTCAGTTCCTCGCGCGCGTCCTCTGA
- a CDS encoding 3-hydroxyacyl-CoA dehydrogenase NAD-binding domain-containing protein, translating to MTDQNAVQYDIDAEGIVTLTLDDPHQSANTMNELYASSMKAAVERLYEDQDKVTGVVIASAKKTFFAGGDLKNMMSAGPEHAAEIFAEVEGIKATLRRLETFPKPVVAAINGAALGGGLEIALASNHRIAVDGRYEIGLPEVTLGLLPGGGGVTRTVRMFGIITALTEILGTGTRFKPAAAQAKGLVDELVATQDELIPAAKAWIKANPDEAAQPWDKPGFKLPGGSPTSPSLAAFLPALAPILRKQLKQSDMRAPKAILSAAVEGAQVDFDTASRIESRYFVSLVTGQQAKNMIQAFFFDLGSINSGALRPSGVEKYQPTKAVVLGAGMMGAGIAYVLARAGVEVVLKDVAIEAAEKGRAYTAGLNEKAVSRGKLSQEKADEILGRITATIDPADARGADIVVEAVFEDVALKQKVFNEVIPFLADDALLCSNTSTLPITELAKGIEGTDAAGRFIGLHFFSPVDKMPLVEIIRGAETSDEALAKAYDVTLAIKKTPMIAHDSRGFYTSRVIGTQIEEGLALLLEGQHPYSIERATTQAGYPVGPLQIADELNMELMVKIAKTTRDAAGVTEPTVTEQVCGRMIEAGRPSKLKGAGFYEYTDGKRGSLWTGLSELFPVAEKQYPLQDMKDRILFREAIETARTFEEGVVTSAAHANIGSIFGIGFPPATGGAAQFITGYEAADGSIGIEAFLRRADELADTYGEQLRPTQYLRDMAKNGETFPA from the coding sequence ATGACTGACCAGAACGCCGTCCAGTACGACATCGACGCCGAGGGCATCGTCACGCTGACGCTGGACGACCCCCACCAGAGCGCCAACACGATGAACGAGCTCTACGCGAGCTCGATGAAGGCTGCCGTCGAGCGGCTCTACGAGGACCAGGACAAGGTCACCGGCGTGGTGATCGCCTCGGCCAAGAAGACGTTCTTCGCCGGCGGCGACCTGAAGAACATGATGTCGGCCGGCCCCGAGCACGCGGCCGAGATCTTCGCCGAGGTCGAGGGCATCAAGGCCACGCTGCGCAGGCTGGAGACCTTCCCGAAGCCGGTCGTCGCCGCGATCAACGGCGCCGCCCTCGGTGGCGGCCTGGAGATCGCCCTGGCGAGCAACCACCGCATCGCCGTCGACGGGCGCTACGAGATCGGCCTGCCCGAGGTCACTCTCGGGCTGCTGCCCGGTGGCGGTGGCGTCACCCGCACGGTGCGGATGTTCGGCATCATCACCGCGCTCACCGAGATCCTCGGTACCGGCACCCGGTTCAAGCCGGCCGCGGCCCAGGCCAAGGGGCTGGTGGACGAGCTCGTCGCGACCCAGGACGAGCTGATCCCGGCCGCCAAGGCCTGGATCAAGGCCAACCCCGACGAGGCCGCCCAGCCGTGGGACAAGCCGGGCTTCAAGCTGCCCGGCGGCAGCCCCACCTCGCCGTCACTCGCCGCGTTCCTGCCGGCTCTCGCCCCGATCCTGCGCAAGCAGCTCAAGCAGAGCGACATGCGTGCACCCAAGGCGATCCTCTCGGCTGCCGTCGAAGGCGCCCAGGTCGACTTCGACACCGCCTCCCGGATCGAGTCGCGCTACTTCGTCTCGCTGGTCACCGGCCAGCAGGCCAAGAACATGATCCAGGCGTTCTTCTTCGACCTGGGCTCGATCAACTCCGGCGCGCTGCGTCCCAGCGGCGTCGAGAAGTACCAGCCCACCAAGGCGGTCGTCCTCGGCGCCGGGATGATGGGCGCGGGCATCGCCTACGTACTGGCGCGCGCCGGCGTCGAGGTCGTCCTCAAGGACGTCGCCATCGAGGCGGCCGAGAAGGGCAGGGCCTACACCGCCGGCCTGAACGAGAAGGCCGTCTCGCGCGGCAAGCTCAGCCAGGAGAAGGCCGACGAGATCCTCGGCCGGATCACTGCGACCATCGACCCGGCCGACGCCCGGGGCGCCGACATCGTGGTGGAGGCGGTCTTCGAGGACGTCGCGCTCAAGCAGAAGGTGTTCAACGAGGTCATCCCGTTCCTCGCCGACGACGCGCTGCTGTGCTCGAACACCTCGACGCTGCCCATCACCGAGCTCGCCAAGGGCATCGAGGGCACCGACGCCGCCGGTCGCTTCATCGGTCTGCACTTCTTCTCCCCCGTGGACAAGATGCCGCTGGTCGAGATCATCCGCGGCGCTGAGACCTCCGACGAGGCGCTGGCCAAGGCGTACGACGTCACCCTGGCGATCAAGAAGACCCCGATGATCGCCCACGACTCCCGCGGCTTCTACACCTCGCGCGTGATCGGCACCCAGATCGAGGAGGGCCTGGCGCTGCTGCTGGAGGGCCAGCACCCCTACTCCATCGAGCGGGCGACCACGCAGGCCGGCTACCCCGTCGGGCCGCTGCAGATCGCCGACGAGCTCAACATGGAGCTCATGGTCAAGATCGCCAAGACCACCCGCGACGCCGCCGGCGTGACCGAGCCGACCGTCACCGAGCAGGTCTGCGGCCGGATGATCGAGGCGGGCCGGCCGAGCAAGCTCAAGGGGGCCGGCTTCTACGAGTACACCGACGGGAAGCGCGGCTCCCTGTGGACCGGCCTCTCGGAGCTGTTCCCGGTCGCGGAGAAGCAGTACCCGCTCCAGGACATGAAGGACCGCATCCTGTTCCGCGAGGCGATCGAGACGGCCAGGACGTTCGAGGAGGGCGTGGTCACCTCGGCCGCGCACGCCAACATCGGCTCGATCTTCGGGATCGGCTTCCCGCCGGCCACCGGCGGCGCCGCGCAGTTCATCACCGGCTACGAGGCCGCCGACGGTTCGATCGGCATCGAGGCGTTCCTGCGGCGCGCCGACGAGCTGGCGGACACCTACGGTGAGCAGCTGCGCCCCACGCAGTACCTGCGCGACATGGCGAAGAACGGCGAGACCTTCCCCGCCTGA
- a CDS encoding acetyl-CoA C-acetyltransferase, translating to MAEAFIYDHLRTPRGRGKKTGALHEVKPIDLVVGLIDELRKRNPSLDVERIDDVVLGVVSPIGDQGGDIAKAAALRAGLPETTAGVQLNRFCASGLEAVNQAASRVRGGFEDLILAGGVESMSRVAMGSDGGAWAMDPATALATDFVPQGIGADLIATVEGWNRTDVDAYAAESHARAAAAWEAGYFKDAVIPVADLNGQLVLDRDELVRPGTTVESLSGLKPSFLQHGQEAGFDDVALSKYHWLEKIDHVHHAGNSSGIVDGSALMLIGSEEVGRELGLTPRARIISAAVSGADPTIMLTGPAPAARKALKRAGLTPDDIDLWEINEAFAAVAMRFMRDMGISHDITNVNGGAIAMGHPLGATGAIILGTLVDELQRRGLRRGLATLCVGGGMGIATIVELV from the coding sequence ATGGCAGAAGCATTCATCTACGACCACCTGCGGACGCCGCGTGGTCGCGGCAAGAAGACCGGCGCCCTGCACGAGGTCAAGCCCATCGACCTGGTGGTGGGACTGATCGACGAGTTGCGCAAGCGCAACCCCTCGCTCGATGTCGAGCGCATCGACGACGTCGTCCTCGGCGTCGTCAGCCCGATCGGCGACCAGGGCGGTGACATCGCCAAGGCCGCCGCGCTGCGGGCGGGCCTGCCCGAGACGACCGCCGGCGTCCAGCTCAACCGCTTCTGCGCCTCGGGCCTCGAGGCCGTCAACCAGGCCGCGTCGCGCGTGCGCGGCGGCTTCGAGGACCTCATCCTCGCGGGCGGTGTCGAGTCCATGAGCCGGGTGGCGATGGGCTCCGACGGTGGCGCCTGGGCGATGGACCCGGCCACCGCGCTGGCCACCGACTTCGTCCCGCAGGGCATCGGCGCCGACCTGATCGCGACGGTCGAGGGCTGGAACCGCACCGACGTCGACGCCTACGCCGCCGAGTCGCACGCGCGTGCGGCCGCAGCGTGGGAGGCCGGCTACTTCAAGGACGCCGTCATCCCGGTCGCCGACCTCAACGGTCAGCTCGTGCTCGACCGCGACGAGCTGGTCCGTCCCGGCACTACCGTCGAGAGCCTCTCGGGCCTCAAGCCCAGCTTCCTGCAGCACGGCCAGGAGGCCGGCTTCGACGACGTGGCGCTGTCGAAGTACCACTGGCTGGAGAAGATCGACCACGTCCACCACGCCGGCAACAGCTCCGGCATCGTGGACGGCTCCGCACTGATGCTGATCGGCAGCGAGGAGGTCGGCCGCGAGCTCGGCCTGACCCCGCGCGCCAGGATCATCTCCGCAGCCGTCTCGGGCGCCGACCCGACGATCATGCTGACCGGCCCCGCGCCGGCGGCCCGCAAGGCCCTCAAGCGCGCCGGCCTGACGCCGGACGACATCGACCTGTGGGAGATCAACGAGGCGTTCGCCGCCGTCGCGATGCGGTTCATGCGCGACATGGGCATCAGCCACGACATCACCAACGTCAACGGCGGCGCGATCGCCATGGGCCACCCGCTCGGCGCGACCGGCGCGATCATCCTCGGCACGCTCGTCGACGAGCTCCAGCGCCGCGGCCTGCGCCGCGGTCTCGCCACGCTCTGCGTCGGCGGCGGCATGGGCATCGCGACCATCGTCGAGCTCGTCTGA
- a CDS encoding MerR family transcriptional regulator has product MAQTRSETAAEPTMAGAADGMLTVDELAEATGVSVRNIRYYASLGLLPPPVRRGRVAYYGPEHRARLDLTTALQEHGFTLQAIERYLARLPEDVTVEDLAMQRAMITSWTMPDADEVLRDIGRELRRLGLSRDALAAAHELTERHLDALAGDLRTLLEDEVLDPWRRTHHSPGELAVLEEGLPRLRGLVVQSVMISFQTAVNRTIGRSLRRSV; this is encoded by the coding sequence ATGGCGCAGACCCGATCCGAGACCGCCGCCGAGCCGACGATGGCGGGGGCCGCCGACGGCATGCTCACCGTCGACGAGCTGGCCGAGGCCACCGGCGTCTCGGTGCGCAACATCCGGTACTACGCCAGCCTGGGGCTGCTGCCCCCTCCCGTCCGGCGCGGGCGGGTCGCCTACTACGGCCCCGAGCACCGCGCCCGCCTCGATCTGACGACGGCGCTGCAGGAGCACGGCTTCACGCTGCAGGCGATCGAGCGCTACCTGGCGCGGCTCCCCGAGGACGTCACCGTGGAGGACCTCGCGATGCAGCGGGCGATGATCACCTCCTGGACGATGCCGGACGCGGACGAGGTGCTGCGCGACATCGGCCGCGAGCTGCGCCGGCTCGGCCTCTCCCGCGATGCCCTGGCCGCCGCGCACGAGCTCACCGAGCGGCACCTCGACGCCCTCGCCGGCGATCTGCGGACGCTGCTCGAGGACGAGGTGCTCGACCCGTGGCGCCGTACGCACCACTCGCCGGGCGAGCTGGCGGTGCTCGAGGAGGGCCTGCCGCGGCTGCGGGGGCTGGTGGTGCAGTCGGTGATGATCTCGTTCCAGACCGCCGTCAACCGCACCATCGGCCGGAGCCTGCGCCGGAGCGTGTGA